Proteins encoded within one genomic window of Halogeometricum sp. S1BR25-6:
- a CDS encoding carbohydrate ABC transporter permease: protein MSEATADQGRRQEGVESSTTTGFSTRTVLVHVAMYGAALLFLVPYAYMISTSLKTPEAAVATGMSWIPSPVTFGSYVELFATSQILQWGLNTLIISSTTTILVLVVDSMIAFSLTRLDWTGQRYLLALIVASFMVPGFVNIIPLYLVIAELGLINNYLAVILPFAAGPLGVFLLVQFFRDIPYELQEAAQLDGFSNFRIYTRMILPLSKSILTALALFMFVWSWNQFLWPLIVLQSEAAYTLPIGVVVLRDNFTIQPALTMASAVVASGPLFILFLLLQEQLMTAVEMQGVT, encoded by the coding sequence ATGAGTGAAGCGACCGCGGACCAGGGACGTCGTCAGGAGGGGGTCGAGTCGTCCACGACGACCGGCTTCTCGACCCGGACCGTCCTCGTCCACGTCGCGATGTACGGGGCGGCCCTGCTGTTCCTCGTCCCCTACGCGTACATGATCTCCACGTCGCTCAAGACGCCCGAGGCGGCCGTCGCCACGGGGATGAGCTGGATACCCAGCCCGGTCACGTTCGGGTCGTACGTCGAACTGTTCGCCACCTCGCAGATCCTCCAGTGGGGGCTCAACACGCTGATTATCTCCTCGACCACGACGATACTCGTGCTGGTGGTCGACTCGATGATCGCGTTCTCCCTGACCCGCCTCGACTGGACAGGACAGCGCTACCTGCTCGCGCTCATCGTGGCGAGCTTCATGGTTCCCGGGTTCGTCAACATCATCCCGCTGTACTTGGTCATCGCGGAACTGGGACTGATCAACAACTACCTCGCGGTCATCCTGCCGTTCGCGGCCGGACCGCTCGGCGTGTTCCTCCTCGTCCAGTTCTTCCGCGACATCCCGTACGAACTGCAGGAGGCGGCCCAACTCGATGGCTTCTCCAACTTCCGTATCTACACCCGGATGATCCTTCCGCTGTCGAAGTCCATCCTGACCGCGCTCGCGCTGTTCATGTTCGTCTGGAGCTGGAACCAGTTCCTCTGGCCGCTCATCGTGCTTCAGAGCGAGGCCGCCTACACGCTGCCCATCGGGGTGGTCGTCCTCCGGGACAACTTCACCATCCAGCCCGCGCTAACGATGGCCTCTGCCGTCGTCGCCTCGGGTCCGTTGTTCATCCTGTTCCTCCTGCTACAAGAACAGCTCATGACCGCCGTCGAGATGCAGGGCGTGACGTAA
- a CDS encoding carbohydrate ABC transporter permease, with protein sequence MATTDESDGLTPESRSGRELLEGVLFASPYLIIFGVFLLLPLLIGGYMSLFDWNALAPAESTFVGLENYAQLLADPQFRNALVNTVYFALLTVPSILLVGLGLALGVNRDIKGQGFLRAVFFSPYILTVSVAAILWTDLYSTQYGVINYYLGMVMANPPQWLQSRLFAMPAIALTTVWWLVGFSFVILLSARQSVPEYLYEAARLDGAGTWRQFRDVTVPQMRGAIFFVIVINLIWAFQVYGQPYVMTAGGPGQATETLVMYLYQAAFNQRSFGYASAIGYVLTAILVGVSIANYYLLGGDNE encoded by the coding sequence ATGGCAACGACAGACGAATCCGACGGACTAACCCCCGAGAGTCGTTCGGGGCGAGAACTGCTGGAGGGCGTCCTGTTCGCGTCGCCCTACCTGATCATCTTCGGCGTGTTCCTGCTCCTCCCGCTCCTGATCGGCGGATACATGAGCCTCTTCGACTGGAACGCGCTCGCGCCCGCCGAGTCGACGTTCGTCGGGCTGGAGAACTACGCGCAGCTGTTGGCGGACCCGCAGTTCCGAAACGCGCTCGTCAACACGGTGTACTTCGCGCTCCTCACCGTCCCCTCGATTCTCCTGGTCGGCCTCGGCCTCGCGCTGGGCGTCAACCGCGACATCAAGGGGCAGGGGTTCCTGCGGGCCGTCTTCTTCAGCCCCTACATCCTGACGGTGTCGGTCGCGGCCATCCTCTGGACCGACCTCTACTCGACGCAGTACGGCGTCATCAACTACTACCTCGGCATGGTGATGGCGAATCCCCCGCAGTGGCTCCAGTCGCGGCTGTTCGCGATGCCCGCCATCGCGCTGACGACCGTCTGGTGGCTGGTCGGGTTCAGCTTCGTCATCCTGCTGTCGGCGAGACAGAGCGTTCCGGAGTATCTCTACGAGGCGGCCAGACTCGACGGCGCGGGCACGTGGCGGCAGTTCCGGGACGTGACCGTCCCGCAGATGCGCGGCGCCATCTTCTTCGTCATCGTCATCAACCTGATCTGGGCGTTCCAAGTGTACGGCCAGCCGTACGTGATGACCGCGGGCGGTCCGGGGCAGGCCACGGAGACGCTCGTGATGTATCTGTATCAGGCGGCGTTCAACCAACGGAGCTTCGGCTACGCGTCCGCCATCGGGTACGTGCTGACGGCGATTCTCGTCGGCGTTTCGATCGCGAACTACTACCTGCTCGGAGGCGACAATGAGTGA
- a CDS encoding extracellular solute-binding protein has protein sequence MVPGTTKRAEDGSSRRSESSRLGRRRFLAAAGAAGVGGLSGCIGVAGGQGSDETVLDYWTLFGGGDGEIMASIIDKFNRERPLGEDVRINRQRTPWAEHYTRLFTSMTGGKPPDIAISHASYLRQFQDALVDISDNLDSNDYVETILDSCRIDGGQYAVPMDSHPVGLYYNVDLLREAGVEPPIDSFPKFREACNAILENTDALPFSPDPYWGGGGGFRQWFMGLNQYEGSMFNDAHTEATFGGEAGTRSLDFLASISGERGWDNADISADRVARGIRNGSIAMTVNGTWYVTVMQEQNYEWGFDKPRVFPEAQQLRSTADSHTIVVPKQPNLSDERVQLSVDAAEWITQENPSWGAQAGHLPAYNPILNSDDLRQSALWDKTLQSYAEMAEDGQLAYWPQLGNADMYATSNWTWITDAYAQNTPVDAAVRQGVEAWNAAVQ, from the coding sequence ATGGTACCTGGCACCACGAAGCGCGCGGAAGACGGCAGCAGTCGCCGGAGCGAATCATCCCGGCTCGGTCGTCGCCGGTTCCTCGCCGCGGCGGGTGCGGCCGGCGTCGGCGGCCTCAGCGGGTGCATCGGTGTCGCCGGCGGACAGGGCAGCGACGAAACCGTCCTCGACTACTGGACGCTGTTCGGCGGCGGCGACGGAGAGATAATGGCGTCGATCATCGACAAGTTCAATCGGGAACGGCCGCTCGGCGAAGACGTTCGGATCAACCGTCAGCGGACCCCGTGGGCCGAACACTACACCCGGCTGTTCACGTCGATGACCGGCGGAAAACCCCCCGACATCGCTATCTCGCACGCGTCGTACCTCCGGCAGTTTCAGGACGCGCTCGTCGACATCAGCGACAACTTGGACTCGAACGACTACGTGGAGACCATCCTCGACTCCTGTCGTATCGACGGCGGTCAGTACGCCGTCCCCATGGACTCCCACCCCGTGGGGCTGTACTACAACGTCGACCTCCTCCGCGAGGCGGGAGTGGAACCCCCCATCGACAGTTTCCCGAAGTTCCGCGAGGCGTGCAACGCCATCCTGGAGAACACCGACGCGCTTCCGTTCAGCCCCGACCCCTACTGGGGCGGCGGCGGCGGCTTCAGACAGTGGTTCATGGGACTCAACCAGTACGAGGGCAGCATGTTCAACGACGCCCACACGGAGGCGACGTTCGGGGGCGAGGCCGGGACTCGCTCGCTCGATTTTCTGGCAAGTATCTCCGGCGAACGGGGCTGGGACAACGCCGACATCTCCGCCGACCGGGTGGCCCGAGGCATCCGAAACGGGTCGATCGCGATGACCGTCAACGGGACGTGGTACGTGACCGTCATGCAGGAGCAGAACTACGAGTGGGGATTCGACAAACCCCGCGTCTTCCCGGAGGCTCAGCAGCTTCGGTCGACAGCGGACAGCCACACTATCGTCGTTCCCAAACAGCCGAACCTGAGCGACGAGCGGGTGCAGCTCTCGGTCGACGCTGCGGAGTGGATCACCCAGGAGAACCCTTCGTGGGGCGCGCAGGCCGGCCACCTCCCGGCGTACAACCCCATTCTCAACAGCGACGACCTCCGGCAGTCGGCGCTCTGGGACAAGACCCTGCAGTCCTACGCGGAGATGGCGGAAGACGGGCAACTCGCCTACTGGCCGCAACTCGGAAACGCCGACATGTACGCGACGAGCAACTGGACGTGGATCACCGACGCCTACGCCCAGAACACACCCGTCGACGCGGCCGTTCGGCAGGGCGTCGAAGCGTGGAACGCGGCCGTCCAATGA
- a CDS encoding glycoside hydrolase family 2 protein: protein MQRTTLRREPTRELSGDWEFATDPEDAGRAEGWHRPDAAWDDAREVSVPHAWQEEADLREYVGVGWYRRTVDIDAMEDNRRAVLYFGAADYDATVWVNGERVGRDREGYLPFRFDVTDALVAGENTVAVRVEDPEDLSEIPHGKQGAPWYTRVSGLWQRVDLVVVPETRVRDVRVTPDLSDDTVQVDVRAETPDGASSADLSADVRVRSEGVTVASRTGPVDGDGTAKATLSLDDPDYWTPDDPHLYEVAVGLDRGDDRIDAYADTFGMRSVERSGEELLLNGNPLSVRGALDQAYYPDTLYRPADLDTFEDEIRAAKEMGFNLLRKHIKPAHPRFLELADEMGMLVWEEPANPSAYTDASREAVRSQFAGLVERDFNRPSVVAWSLYNEEWGIGGRYDDEEESLWTDGEKQAFLARFFESARERDPTRLVCDNSGWAHVVTDLNDYHEYFVVPDRADAWRERLDHIVENPAENYGGYEDHGGGGPAPERTPLLVSEFGTWGLPSVDALEAHYGGEPHWYRHEFLSGPKSPAGVRDRFEASHLSDTFDSLDDVADAWQRRELRSVAESIADMRLHDGVAGYVLTELTDIEWEFNGLLDYLREEKIPADAFARANAPVAVQVRPDAHVCWDDGRVETDLAVVNDTDERIEGSLRWEALGEGGETGEVDVSVEPFERERVADAVSVDAPSVDGVREGSVSVELVGAGVDAVDEASVTVVSRDVGFGDRAVYTDHDGLREALADSDGPSVVDSPADGDVAFVTRLDDATREFVEDGGAAALLPDSEGRMAGGEEFSVVDLPEAESWNLCASFVTQTLLADVDVVPGWAFEGLYPYAYVSDPAPGDEVLAGYTEGWLANTGAVALSRPTGEGRLGTCTLRVVERYGSHPTATAVLAALADELHDES from the coding sequence ATGCAGCGCACGACACTCAGACGCGAACCGACGCGCGAACTCTCCGGCGACTGGGAGTTCGCGACCGACCCGGAGGATGCGGGCCGAGCGGAGGGGTGGCACCGCCCCGACGCGGCGTGGGACGACGCCCGCGAGGTGTCGGTCCCCCACGCCTGGCAGGAGGAGGCGGACCTGCGGGAGTACGTCGGCGTCGGGTGGTACCGACGGACGGTCGACATCGACGCGATGGAGGACAACCGGCGGGCGGTGTTGTACTTCGGCGCCGCCGACTACGACGCCACGGTCTGGGTCAACGGCGAACGCGTCGGCCGCGACCGCGAGGGGTACCTCCCCTTCCGGTTCGACGTCACGGACGCGCTTGTCGCCGGGGAGAATACGGTCGCCGTCCGCGTCGAGGACCCCGAGGACCTCTCGGAGATTCCGCACGGAAAGCAGGGGGCACCGTGGTACACCCGCGTCAGCGGACTGTGGCAGCGAGTCGACCTCGTGGTCGTCCCGGAGACGCGAGTCCGCGACGTCCGCGTCACGCCCGACCTGAGCGACGACACCGTCCAAGTCGACGTTCGCGCGGAGACCCCCGACGGAGCGTCGTCCGCGGACCTCTCGGCGGACGTGCGGGTTCGCTCGGAGGGGGTGACGGTCGCGAGTCGAACCGGTCCGGTCGACGGCGACGGGACGGCGAAGGCGACGCTCTCGCTCGACGACCCCGACTACTGGACCCCCGACGACCCGCACTTGTACGAAGTCGCGGTCGGTCTCGACCGCGGCGACGACCGAATCGACGCGTACGCCGACACGTTCGGCATGCGGAGCGTCGAGCGGTCGGGGGAGGAACTGCTCCTCAACGGCAACCCGCTGTCCGTCCGGGGAGCGCTCGACCAGGCGTACTACCCGGACACGCTCTATCGCCCCGCCGACCTCGACACGTTCGAAGACGAGATACGCGCCGCGAAGGAGATGGGGTTCAACCTCCTCAGAAAACACATCAAACCCGCCCACCCGCGTTTTCTCGAACTCGCCGACGAGATGGGGATGCTCGTCTGGGAGGAGCCGGCGAACCCGAGCGCCTACACCGACGCGTCCCGGGAGGCCGTCCGGAGCCAGTTCGCCGGACTGGTCGAACGGGACTTCAACCGGCCGAGCGTCGTCGCGTGGAGCCTCTACAACGAGGAGTGGGGAATCGGGGGTCGCTACGACGACGAGGAGGAGTCGCTGTGGACCGACGGCGAGAAGCAGGCGTTCCTCGCGAGGTTCTTCGAGTCGGCACGCGAACGCGACCCGACCCGACTGGTGTGCGACAACTCCGGGTGGGCGCACGTCGTCACCGACCTCAACGACTACCACGAGTACTTCGTCGTCCCCGACCGCGCCGACGCGTGGCGCGAGCGACTCGACCACATCGTCGAGAACCCCGCCGAGAACTACGGCGGATACGAGGACCACGGCGGGGGCGGCCCCGCGCCCGAGCGAACGCCGCTTCTGGTCTCCGAGTTCGGGACGTGGGGGCTTCCCTCGGTCGACGCGCTCGAAGCCCACTACGGCGGCGAACCCCACTGGTACCGACACGAGTTCCTCTCGGGGCCGAAGTCGCCCGCGGGCGTCCGGGACCGGTTCGAGGCGAGCCACCTCTCGGACACCTTCGACAGCCTCGACGACGTTGCCGACGCGTGGCAGCGCCGCGAACTTCGCTCGGTCGCCGAGAGCATCGCGGACATGCGACTCCACGACGGCGTCGCGGGGTACGTCCTCACCGAGTTGACCGACATCGAGTGGGAGTTCAACGGTCTCCTGGATTACCTCCGCGAGGAGAAGATACCCGCCGACGCGTTCGCGCGGGCCAACGCGCCGGTCGCGGTGCAGGTCCGCCCCGACGCGCACGTCTGCTGGGACGACGGGCGAGTCGAGACCGACCTCGCGGTCGTCAACGACACCGACGAACGCATCGAGGGGAGCCTCCGGTGGGAAGCGCTCGGCGAGGGGGGCGAGACGGGCGAAGTCGACGTCTCGGTCGAGCCGTTCGAACGCGAACGAGTCGCGGACGCGGTTTCGGTCGACGCCCCGTCCGTCGACGGAGTCCGGGAAGGGTCGGTGAGCGTCGAACTCGTCGGAGCGGGCGTCGACGCCGTGGACGAGGCGTCGGTCACGGTCGTCTCGCGCGACGTCGGGTTCGGCGACCGCGCCGTCTACACCGACCACGACGGCCTCCGAGAGGCGCTCGCCGACTCGGACGGGCCGTCGGTCGTCGACAGCCCCGCGGACGGCGACGTGGCGTTCGTCACCCGACTCGACGACGCGACCCGCGAGTTCGTCGAGGACGGCGGCGCGGCGGCGCTGCTCCCCGACTCCGAGGGTCGGATGGCGGGGGGCGAGGAGTTTTCCGTCGTCGACCTCCCGGAGGCGGAGAGTTGGAACCTCTGTGCGTCCTTCGTCACGCAGACGCTCCTCGCCGACGTCGACGTCGTGCCGGGGTGGGCGTTCGAGGGGCTCTACCCCTACGCGTACGTTTCGGACCCCGCCCCCGGCGACGAGGTGCTCGCGGGGTACACCGAGGGATGGCTGGCGAACACCGGGGCAGTCGCGCTCTCGCGGCCGACGGGGGAGGGCCGACTGGGTACGTGTACCCTTCGCGTCGTCGAGAGATACGGCTCGCATCCCACCGCAACCGCGGTGCTCGCTGCGCTCGCCGACGAACTCCACGACGAGAGCTGA
- a CDS encoding alpha-N-arabinofuranosidase codes for MTNAQVTVHTQAVIDRIEPEVHGHFSEHLGRCIYDGVWRSESDDEDGYRDDVVSLLESLEMPVLRWPGGCFADDYHWEDGVGPVEDRPRRRNLFWAQDVDEVPEETNEFGTDEFLRLCERLGTEPYLAANVGSGDPQEAADWVEYCNYEGDTELADRRRENGHEDGYGVKFWGLGNENWGCGGRMSPEQYAREYRRFATYVGSMDNLMLEDDLELIACGFEDHEWNHRFMEEVGNSAWGVHFPLDHLTLHHYYGRTMSIVDSETDEEDYDQMLVEALEMSHHIERIAAAVDAVATTDDIGIIIDEWGTWHTEAVSENGLEQPGTALDALSAAAVLDIFNHHADVMTMSNIAQTVNVLQCLVETDGDDAWARPTYRVFDLYAPHKGNDAVTTSVDAPARDVDDEELPLVGASASLGDDGTYVTLTNLDVRDARTVEVALEGVDVDAADVDAEVLFADNDLDVAVTADNAEEFTRRELDVSVEDDRLVADLEPGTVAGITVR; via the coding sequence ATGACGAACGCGCAGGTTACAGTCCATACCCAAGCGGTTATCGACCGGATCGAACCTGAAGTCCACGGTCACTTCTCCGAACACCTCGGTCGGTGTATCTACGACGGCGTCTGGCGGAGCGAGAGCGACGACGAGGACGGTTACCGCGACGACGTCGTCTCGCTTCTCGAATCGCTGGAGATGCCCGTACTTCGGTGGCCCGGTGGCTGTTTCGCGGACGACTACCACTGGGAGGACGGCGTCGGCCCCGTCGAGGACCGACCCCGCCGCCGCAACCTCTTCTGGGCGCAGGACGTCGACGAAGTGCCGGAGGAGACCAACGAGTTCGGGACCGACGAGTTCCTGCGACTCTGCGAACGCCTCGGTACCGAACCCTACCTCGCGGCCAACGTCGGGTCGGGGGACCCGCAGGAGGCGGCCGATTGGGTCGAGTACTGCAACTACGAGGGCGACACCGAACTCGCCGACCGCCGTCGGGAGAACGGCCACGAGGACGGGTACGGGGTGAAGTTCTGGGGTCTCGGAAACGAGAACTGGGGCTGCGGCGGACGGATGAGTCCCGAACAGTACGCCCGCGAGTACCGCCGATTTGCGACGTACGTCGGGAGTATGGACAACCTGATGCTCGAAGACGACCTCGAACTCATCGCGTGCGGCTTCGAGGACCACGAGTGGAACCACCGGTTCATGGAAGAGGTCGGCAACAGCGCGTGGGGCGTCCACTTCCCGCTCGACCATCTCACCCTCCACCACTACTACGGCCGGACGATGAGCATCGTCGACTCCGAGACCGACGAGGAGGACTACGACCAGATGCTGGTCGAGGCGCTCGAGATGAGCCACCACATCGAGCGCATCGCCGCGGCGGTCGACGCGGTCGCGACCACCGACGACATCGGCATCATCATCGACGAGTGGGGCACGTGGCACACGGAGGCCGTCTCGGAGAACGGCCTCGAACAGCCCGGAACCGCCCTCGACGCGCTGTCGGCCGCCGCGGTGCTCGACATCTTCAACCACCACGCCGACGTGATGACGATGTCGAACATCGCCCAGACGGTGAACGTGCTCCAGTGTCTCGTCGAGACCGACGGCGACGACGCGTGGGCGCGACCCACCTACCGCGTGTTCGACCTGTACGCCCCCCACAAGGGGAACGACGCGGTCACTACGTCCGTCGACGCGCCCGCCCGCGACGTCGACGACGAGGAACTTCCGCTGGTCGGCGCCTCGGCGTCGCTCGGCGACGACGGGACGTACGTCACGCTCACCAACCTCGACGTCCGGGACGCCCGCACGGTCGAAGTCGCCCTCGAGGGGGTCGACGTGGACGCGGCCGACGTGGACGCGGAGGTGCTGTTCGCCGACAACGACCTCGACGTGGCGGTCACCGCCGACAACGCCGAGGAGTTCACGCGCCGGGAACTCGACGTCTCGGTCGAGGACGACCGACTCGTCGCGGACCTCGAACCCGGGACGGTCGCCGGTATCACCGTTCGATAG
- a CDS encoding halocyanin domain-containing protein has protein sequence MNDERTSRRHLLRAVAAMLAAGPSLAGCVGGETGAEQAETTARGDTEPNDRTFDGWLEGVANADTLVDRTDASDVRVHVGTEGDGGYFAFAPVVVRVSPGTTVTWEWTGAGGAHNVVAEDGSFRSELTGGEGTTFSHAFDAPGVAKYACLPHQSMGMKGVVVVE, from the coding sequence GTGAACGACGAACGCACTTCCAGGCGGCACCTCCTGCGGGCCGTCGCCGCGATGCTCGCCGCCGGACCGTCCCTCGCCGGATGTGTCGGCGGGGAAACGGGGGCCGAACAGGCGGAGACGACGGCCCGAGGCGACACCGAACCGAACGACCGGACGTTCGACGGGTGGTTAGAGGGCGTCGCGAACGCGGACACTCTCGTCGACCGGACGGACGCTTCGGACGTCCGCGTGCACGTCGGTACCGAAGGGGACGGCGGCTACTTCGCCTTCGCTCCCGTCGTCGTGCGCGTCTCTCCGGGGACGACGGTCACGTGGGAGTGGACGGGGGCCGGCGGCGCGCACAACGTCGTCGCGGAGGACGGGTCGTTCAGGAGCGAACTCACGGGCGGCGAGGGAACGACGTTCTCGCACGCGTTCGACGCGCCGGGCGTCGCGAAGTACGCCTGTCTGCCGCACCAGTCGATGGGGATGAAAGGCGTCGTCGTCGTCGAGTAA
- a CDS encoding HVO_2142 family zinc finger protein: MSLERPRDIPPQWCSVCGDELLFSGTQSAGYAQFFCHNCRYRQDVYVGDAANDRSPETAGPDDPATAADD; this comes from the coding sequence ATGAGCCTCGAACGTCCCCGAGACATTCCTCCGCAGTGGTGTTCGGTGTGCGGCGACGAACTGCTGTTCAGCGGCACCCAGTCCGCCGGTTACGCCCAGTTTTTCTGTCACAACTGCCGATATCGACAGGACGTCTACGTCGGGGATGCGGCGAACGACCGCAGTCCTGAGACCGCCGGTCCCGACGACCCCGCGACCGCGGCGGACGACTGA
- a CDS encoding HalOD1 output domain-containing protein, whose product MGDPQIRESATLEIVSLVAEAKGCRPWELQPLSRVTDPDAIEDLLKASSDASFEISFDYEGGRVTVTPDGEIAYEFSEKPPT is encoded by the coding sequence GTGGGAGACCCACAGATTCGCGAGAGCGCGACGCTGGAAATCGTGTCGCTCGTCGCAGAGGCGAAGGGCTGCCGACCGTGGGAGCTTCAACCGCTCTCGCGCGTGACCGATCCCGACGCCATCGAGGACCTGTTGAAGGCATCCTCGGACGCGAGCTTCGAGATCAGTTTCGACTACGAGGGCGGGCGCGTGACGGTGACGCCTGACGGCGAAATCGCCTACGAGTTCTCCGAAAAACCTCCGACGTAA
- a CDS encoding zinc-dependent alcohol dehydrogenase family protein, with amino-acid sequence MRAAVYHGPEDVRVEDVEDPELDSPRGAIVRVTHTAVCGSDLWFYRGQSDRDAPSPVGHEPMGIVEEVGEKVRSVEPGDRVFAPFVISCGKCEYCRKGLHTSCTDGGSWGGDNGGAQGEMVRCPRADGTLVRVPDRHADDEDTLRALLPLTDVMGTGHHAAVNAGVEAGSTCAVVGDGAVGLCGVLAARRLGAERIIAIGHHEDRLDIAEEFGATDLVTERGEEAIDRVNEMTTGGVNHVLECVGATSAMKTATGVCRPGGTVGYVGVPHGMGDGLDLHEFFGNNISLRGGVAPVRAYADELMADVLQGTLDPSPVFTKTVDLEGVPEGYAAMDDREAVKVLVKP; translated from the coding sequence ATGCGCGCAGCAGTCTACCACGGCCCCGAGGACGTCCGCGTCGAAGACGTCGAAGACCCCGAACTCGACTCGCCGCGGGGAGCCATCGTCCGCGTGACCCACACCGCCGTCTGCGGGTCGGACCTCTGGTTCTACCGCGGCCAGAGCGACCGAGACGCCCCCTCGCCCGTCGGACACGAACCGATGGGCATCGTCGAGGAAGTCGGCGAGAAGGTTCGGTCGGTCGAACCCGGCGACCGCGTGTTCGCGCCGTTCGTCATCAGTTGCGGGAAGTGCGAGTACTGTCGCAAAGGACTCCACACCTCCTGCACTGACGGCGGTTCGTGGGGCGGGGACAACGGTGGCGCGCAGGGGGAGATGGTCCGCTGTCCCCGCGCCGACGGCACGCTGGTCCGCGTCCCGGACCGCCACGCCGACGACGAGGACACCCTCAGAGCCCTGCTTCCCCTGACGGACGTGATGGGAACGGGCCACCACGCCGCGGTCAACGCGGGCGTCGAAGCGGGTTCGACCTGCGCCGTCGTCGGCGACGGGGCCGTCGGACTCTGCGGCGTCCTCGCGGCGCGGCGACTCGGCGCCGAGCGCATCATCGCCATCGGCCACCACGAGGACCGCCTCGATATCGCCGAGGAGTTCGGCGCGACGGACCTCGTCACCGAACGCGGCGAGGAGGCTATCGACCGCGTGAACGAGATGACGACCGGCGGCGTGAACCACGTCCTGGAGTGCGTCGGCGCCACCTCGGCGATGAAGACGGCCACGGGCGTCTGCCGTCCGGGGGGGACCGTCGGCTACGTCGGCGTCCCGCACGGGATGGGCGACGGCCTCGACCTCCACGAGTTCTTCGGGAACAACATCTCTCTCCGCGGCGGCGTCGCCCCCGTCCGCGCCTACGCGGACGAACTGATGGCGGACGTGCTGCAGGGGACGCTCGACCCCTCCCCGGTGTTCACGAAGACGGTCGACTTGGAGGGCGTTCCGGAGGGCTACGCCGCGATGGACGACCGCGAGGCGGTGAAAGTCCTCGTCAAGCCCTGA